DNA from Daucus carota subsp. sativus chromosome 1, DH1 v3.0, whole genome shotgun sequence:
TTTTATGTCCAACTTGGAATTCAGTAAACTTAAGatagtataatatatagataACACATATAATTGCGAAATTTGTGGGGTTTTAGAGTTTTGATGCACATTTTGGCAGCTTCACATAATGTTCTTTTTTTCAGGATTAtcagtgattatattttttatgaattcaacttttaatattttttgcagGAACGATATATTCGATCTCGTGATCACCCCCTTTTCGACGGGATGAGAAAAAGCAATGCTAATCGAGGCACTCTCTTCAACTTTCTAGGAAGAAATAGTAAACAGAGCATTTCACGGTCAGTATCAGAAATCAGTGACATTAAATCCAAAAAGACCCTTACTGATTTTTCCGAAAGTGCTGCTTCTGGTCCAATCAAAGATTCACTGTCCGATATTATATTGGAACCTTATCCACGATCTTCATCTGGGAGATGGTCGAAGGATTCCAAGAGAACTTCTGCATCCGTAAAAATTCAGTCAGAATTAAGTATCGACCTTGGGGAAGAAGACGAGTTTGGAAATTTTAGTCCAAGGGCCTCCAATGATGAGTCTTACACTCGAACTAGCATGGCATCACCTACAACTGAAAGATCATTTAGCATGAATTTTGAAAGCACAAAACTCTCCAAAATTCCATTGCCTCCATCTGCAGCATCCTTCTATAGTGGCCATTCACCACAAATGGAAGTTGTGGAATTGTGCAAAGGCATTCAGTTGATAAATACGTATTTGAAAGCTTGCAAGGATGATGTCAGTGCCGGTGTACCTGGAAAATTCTTGCATGCTGTACTCGGACAGGATGCTTGCGGTAATACCAATTTACAAATTTCTTTGACAATTTAAATGGTTTCTCTCGTTGTTTGTTTCCTGTATCTGTTTGTCATTATTAGTTCCTTTTTACTTCAGTTCTTTATTTAAAAACGCATATATTTTGAGTAAAAACCTGCACTTGTACATAGTTCAAATTTAAGATAGTGTGTGTCTGAACTTTAATCTCTGCCTCTTATTAAAAAATTGCAGGTGTGTTACATACTGTTCTAGAAATTCTTTCTAAATGAGTAACATTATTAACCAGATCAGATAGCAAAAATAAGTGTGCTTAATTGATCTTTTAGGAATTTGAAAGCTTTTACACTATTGTAGACATCTTGATGTGCTCAGATCATGCGAAGTTTACAATATGTTCAATCCAGTGCACAACTATACTTATAAAACCAGTTAACTGTTAGTGCACTGGAGTGGTGTGTTTTGTAAATTTGGCTCTATATTTAGGATATAGAACCAAGTATGGATATGCATTGGACTGGCTCCAACATTATTCTGAAAGAAGCATGTGGAATGTTTACCGAAGCTGTTTGAtatgtttaagaatttaaatgCTCAAAGAAAATATACAGAAATAGAAGTCTGGGAAATGATAATTGATGTTTGTCTCATGTGGCAATCAACAGGTCTGCTACAACCAGAAAACTCAGTCCCAGCTCCATATACATAATTTTCTtgaacaaaaataattatacagaatCTAAGAAATTTGTATCTTCTACTTTGTTAAGAAGTTGTGAATTAGTTTTCCAGTAAATATGCATCTAATAAATATGGATTTTTTATTTATGCAGATGTCGGATCTGTTGTTTCAACTATCATGTATTCCTTTTACTTGCATTCATCACTTAAGAACGACCAATTCTGCACTGTTCCTGTTATAAACATGAAAAGGGCAGACTTGAACTCTCATGCTGAGTTAAAATGGCTTCTTGAGACATGTAATGTGGACCACTCACAATTGATTTTCATTGATGAGGTATGTTCTGCTTGACTTCAGGAAATTCTACCTGAAAAATAGTTCCTTGTCTGCTTATTCTTTATCCTGATGCATATCTGGTCAAACAACTGTACATATCAAAAGAACTTAAAATTTTTGCATTTTTCTGAATACACCAACAGAACACAGCACATCAAAATATGGTGTAAATAATTTCGGGAAGAATGTGTCAGTTTATCCTTGGGGATTATAAAGCTTTTGTCACaattatatattctttaatAACTGATTACATTGTAATTCTTTCCACAAATGAATTTTCAGTCTGAGGTTTGACAATGTTAGATCCCTTGTTGAAATGCTTCATCTAACCACACAATTAAAGATAGACTTGTTGTTTTCTGCGCCAGTTCACTTTGTCATCTCATGCATTAACAGATGCTATTTTTAATCCTTGTTGCAGGTTAGGATGTTTCTGTAATACAAGTATACAACCCTTTAGTTTGGAAAATTAAATTCTTATTCTGCTAACAATCTGTAATCCCTGCATCctaaaaatacttttatttttgttggaaCGCTAAACAGATTGACCTCTCATATTATGATTTATTTGGGAGCCTCAAGCTAGTTTTCCTGAACGGAGACAATCTTCCAGAAAAGCAAGAGGTGAGATATTATTAATGTTTTTCTTGCTAGCCACTTAAGAGTCACTTGTAATTAGTTGCTGCCTTTGAATTGTTGGAACAGGCGTTAAAAGGTGCCCTTGTAGAGATTTTCAATTGCAAAAAGGTATACAGTACATGGCAGCAGTTGATGCACTCATCTTACTAGTATCTACTTCAAGCATCCGTCTTAAATACTAAAAGCTTGTGtaatgatttttgttttattttacagGGTGATTCAGCATACCGTTGGGTTGATAATGTCACTGTCGGAGAGGTACTGTACTTTCAGTTTGATAGTACTCTGGCTTTCTATAATTTTCACTCCGGGCTCAAAGTTACTTTCTCATTTCTAGTTCTTTTGAAGTATATTGAATGTAATATCTCCTATTTACCGTTAATTGGAGGAGATTTGCGTTCTTCCTTCTGGTCGCATATTTCTAGGTATAAATTGATCTAGCACTGCAGCAGCATGAAAGGCCGTAGATAAAACGACATATCGAATGAACTGCAGCCCGTAGGCTAGTATATTTTTCCATAATATAAGTTtgaaaattaagatttttaagCAAATTCTTCACCGCAAAATGGTGCAGACCTTATTTTCCCACAACTTTCCCCACTCAAGTTTGACATCTTACTTTTCCATTTTAAGCTTTATAGAAcatcaaattattaaattaatacaaCTGGAAAAGTTGTGTATTGCTCAGTGTCGATTAggagaaattaaaaatatttccaTATATAGAAGAATATTATTCATGTATCTTTAAATTAGAGCACCCTTCTCTGGAACTCTTTTCAGATGATTAGTTACATAAGGAGATTTACAGGACAATACCAATTTTGCCTTCCCCTCACTTCACTTTTGCCTAAGTATAGTAcaaaatattaatccataaGATTGTAAGGCCTTCATGCATGGCTTTCAGCATGATACATTTTGTTTTGTTCTTCATCCTTCCTTATTGTTAACACTCCACGACCCTTTTTCTCTGTCAAGTTTTTGTCCATCTTATCCTGATAAAAACACTGGTCATATATACATCAAGGTTGCTCCTTCGGTGTCTTATAAACATGCTAACATTCCGTTGCAGGACTGCTCATGCTGTACAGTGATTGCTGAAAAATTTGTGCATAACTCACCTGAGATATTGGCTGGGAGGGGATTCAGTCGGCTGCTGGTATTGCTACTTCTATATACTGTTTTCTGAAGACCTTGTTCAGTTTTATCAATATTAGTAATAACTAGAAGTACAAAAACTCAAGCTCTGCTTCTGTTATGTTATAAGTAGTAGATTAAACTGGCGTGACAACTTTGTAAGCCACTTTTGAGACTATAATATGAACCTTTTAattgcatatataatatatttcccTACTTCCCGCTTTGACAATACTAATGCACATATGCACTTTTACTGTCATATCCTCCCTAGACTGATTACTATGTCTTgtcaatttcttttttttattaaaaatataagcatGCAGCTTGCAGGTATTCTCTTGGATACCCGAAATATGTCTAGCCCTCGTTGTACCGACAAAGATAGGTACATGGCAACCTTACTGATTAATGGAGCTGGCCGTTTTGGATGCACTGGTCTCCATCAAATTTGTATGCTCCTCAACTTCAATCTCACTGTATTAGCTAATATTCTTTTTCcaaatatatttcatatctGAATTTAACATCTTTGTTCTGCAGTGAAGTATAAAATGTATGATGTAACTGATCTAAAAGTAGGACATATCTTACGCAAAGATTTCAAAAAGTGGACAAGGATAGGTAAGgatgtaatattttatctttttatctCTTACATGTAGCTGGCTTTTGTATCAGAGTAAGATCACATTCCTTCCAAATATAAGAATTGATGGTAACATATGAACATGAAACTAACCATAAaagattaaattaaaattatgagcGTATCTTGAATACAATGCAAATAACCAAAAAGTCTTACTATATTATGTTATGCATTTGTAGGCTTTAAGATTAGTCATTCAACCTGTCTGCCGTTCCTGCGTGAACAGAATTTAATACATTCTCGTGGAAATAGAATTCTCGATTTGACTCGGAAACtgtcatcaaaatcaaaatatccTTAAAACaacatattatattacattcatATCCACATGTTAATTATACATTCATTTGCGCTTCTCATCATCTTCACCTTTGAGTAAAAAAGATTCCTCCTGATTTTCTCCTAATCCAATTTTTCATCAACTATAATTTCTGGCAACTGCATCCACAATAATGTAATGGCAAGGTAAAGTGGTGGTGGTAGATATTACAGAGAAGAGTATGCATGAgaaagttaaatattaaaataggtTGAACCATTACCATCTTGAATCActtgataattaatattatcGATGTCAATGTATCTTTAAATCTATCTGGAAAGGCGGTTGGTGATATTCAAGACTGTGTTGTCAACTGGAGTAAGGACTTGGATGGTTGAGTATCTAGCGAGATCTATAGTAGAAAAACACATGGGAGTAACAAGATGGAATAGTTTTACTAAAAACTATAAGCTTGTTAGTAAGGGCTAAACGCTTATAGCTATAAAACACATTCCCCCTTTTAGTCTGTTTAGTATAGGTTAGTTTAACCCAGGTATTAGGGGCACTTGCATTTCTGACACTCAGGCAAATTATTACTGAAGTTTACTGATAGACATCTTATCTGGTTTTGTAGCTAGTTATCTACTTATGTTACACTATTTCGATGATTGTGCATTTCACTGCAAGATACATCAGATACATGCTGCTTCCTACCCTGTTCAGGTAACCTAGCTTCAAACTTTTGTCAACAGGAAAGTCGGACAATGTTGCAGCAGAAATGTTATCATATGTGGGGTTGACTTCGATTGGAATATCAATCGCGCAACTTTTGGCACATGATGAAACTTCAGCAGAAGAAATTATGCAGTTTCAACGTGAGTATCTTCCAAGTTCAatctttttcaaatttcataGATATGTTGCAAATTTGAATCATTTACGGCCTACGGGGGGATATAACAATTTCATATCCGTTATCATATCTTAGTTGAAAGCTTCACCCCCGTTTAGTTTTCGTTTCAAGCTAATGTAATATGATAACTTACTGAGAGCCATTTCCTTGGTTTTTGCATACATGAATTCTTTGGTTTATATCACTTTGCTACTATCCTCTGGATTTTCCTACAATCACTTCAAGCCTTTTATTCACTTCCTAGTGTTCTAGTAAATAACACATACATCAAACATCAATTTGCCTATATTCTGAGCTCCATCTCCAAATGTTTCAGATATGTACTTTCTAAGTTGTGTTACTACTAGCTTGTACATTTGCAATGTTCACAAAAGGTTATTCAATACTAGACATTTAGACGTGACTATGGCAGGGAAAAGTGGTTCTGCCTGGTCTTTTTCTTGTGTGCTTTAAgagaataattatattacatttatataataatcTGGTGCATAACTGATTATGCATAAGATTGTAAATTTGGTAGATTTGAATGATGATTAGCTTCTTCTTATTGAATAAGTAACGCCTCTGGTTTTAATATGTAGAGGTGGAGAAACTTCGCCTGTTTGTGATCGTTTCTGGCTATTATGATTCCCAGAAGAACTTCAAGGTTAGACTtgcatataattatatctaGTTATATTAAATCTATCTCCGGAAattgttgattttgattttgcaaaaatttgttgaaaatttcagaggaaaatatattaatgttgtaTCTTAAAGTTAACTTCAGAATCTTATATAGAAAAATGACAGAGGCCTTGTCTGAAAATGAAAAGCACTTGATCCAGTAAAATCATGAGTGAAATTTTGCTTATTTGTAATGAATCTTGATCTCTCTGATATGTCAATTTTTGTGTTATAGAGAGAAATCGTGAAATTTTGCTTACATGTCTCTGACATGTCAATTCTTGTGTTATAGAGAGAGATCCTGGTTTCTGCTGAATCCTCTGAACTTATGAAAAACCTTCTTCAATTTTTTAACTCAAATGCCTCCCAGCTGCCCCTTAAAGAAATGCAACAGCCAGGTTTGATCATTTTCTGCTTTAAAATTTTCTACTGCTACTATGTTGTACTTTGTGATTGTTTCCGGTTATTAAACTTTGACAAAAAACTATCCCTTGGGAAGTCAGAGGACTAACGGACCAACAATATTTGATTGAATGTTGCACTGTACCTCCATATAAGCTTAACTTTATTACCATTTTAGACATTTAGAGTAGACGGTATAGGTTAATTTGCAGGCAAATTAGCTATTCATATCAAATATTGTTTTACTATTAATGTCTTATATGAACAGCCAACTAATTAGCTGACTACTATTAGCTTAGTATGTGAAAAATCAAATAAGTAACTACAATGCTGGTGGCTTCAGGTCTGCTAGGCGAGATGAGAGCATTTGGGATCGACAAGGTTACTTCAAGGAGGACCATTGAGCGGCTGCTAGAAGAATTTGGTAAATTGGTGAGACGCTGATGTTAGAATTATCAACTACCACAAAACTTCTCTTTGGATCATTTATGCAATAGGCTGTTGAACGAAAATAAAAGCTTTTGATTCATGATATTTAAGGAAGCAACaatgtttgttaatttttttaaatctttgtGTATAACAACATTATATATAGTGCGAATGAGTTTCTAATGACTACTGAGCAGTTCCCAAAACAATAGTATTTAAGGTGCTAAGAGGCCACATGTGAGTTTAAATTTGTGACTTATGTTTAAGGCGACTTAATACTGTAAGTTAATAGTTTAAAATGTCTCTTTagttaattttgacttattaattatttactagcctttaacccgtgcaaagcacgggcgcaTATATaactcgtaatttattaattataatttaaatctcaacaccattttattagtattttagtattaataatttggattttagttaaattatattaatcaactgATTATATATTCTAatggaaatttagctttcacaaattattatctatctataattatttttctgatattaatatgtgatagtttattattcaattaattttaaatcaaaattttcatatttcatatatcttcatatgttacgtaatggttcgtgtttgtaatgaaatagaacacgttagagttaaatttcgagtagaatacgttataattaaaaagtagcgtctctaattatttatatgtattttagacaaaagatattcaaaattgtatatttataattagttatacatttatctataatttttttttaatattaatatatgttattaacagtagtttcatctttttcaactaattataaattatatttaaaaagatattaatatagaatgtttttagtatatgaaactgtttaatagctatctacatgttgtagacttttagttttagaggagagtaccaaaccaaaattttgtacgactacaaattatacctatgttggctttttatagtatagtatagatgggTTATTCGTCCTTAGGCTGGGGAAGAATCTTTCCTTGTCTTTTCTCTCTTCTATTTTGAGTTCGAAAATTCGATTAGGGTATCGCGAGCAGTTCTCACTACATAGGCAGGGAGTAGCTCGACGATAAGTATCAGAGATGAAGCAAACTCCTCATAGCATTCTCAAACAATAGAGAATAGAAGAAATCATACTTTCATAAAATaccttaatttaattatatgtaatgATCAATGAATTTGGTTGAATTCTATATCTACACGCGGGAAaatgaggaagatgaagagaatCCAGAGTTCAATGCAAACTTTGTTCCTGTTTAGTCCCCTTCGTTTAAGAAGCTGTTTCTATTTCTACATCTGTTTCTTTCTCACTTTCCCACCCTTCTTTCGTTTGTGGATTCAAACAGTAAGAACTATAGCATTCTTATTGAAACTATAACTCATAgggaagaaaatatatttatggatGGAATCAAATATGCAGTATTTACAGACAAAAGTATTCGGTTATTGGggaaaaatcaatatacttctaATGTCGAATCAGGAACAACTAGGACAGAAA
Protein-coding regions in this window:
- the LOC108198036 gene encoding uncharacterized protein LOC108198036 isoform X1 — protein: MDSLPSIPLPPPPQERYIRSRDHPLFDGMRKSNANRGTLFNFLGRNSKQSISRSVSEISDIKSKKTLTDFSESAASGPIKDSLSDIILEPYPRSSSGRWSKDSKRTSASVKIQSELSIDLGEEDEFGNFSPRASNDESYTRTSMASPTTERSFSMNFESTKLSKIPLPPSAASFYSGHSPQMEVVELCKGIQLINTYLKACKDDVSAGVPGKFLHAVLGQDACDVGSVVSTIMYSFYLHSSLKNDQFCTVPVINMKRADLNSHAELKWLLETCNVDHSQLIFIDEIDLSYYDLFGSLKLVFLNGDNLPEKQEALKGALVEIFNCKKGDSAYRWVDNVTVGEDCSCCTVIAEKFVHNSPEILAGRGFSRLLLAGILLDTRNMSSPRCTDKDRYMATLLINGAGRFGCTGLHQILKYKMYDVTDLKVGHILRKDFKKWTRIGKSDNVAAEMLSYVGLTSIGISIAQLLAHDETSAEEIMQFQQVEKLRLFVIVSGYYDSQKNFKREILVSAESSELMKNLLQFFNSNASQLPLKEMQQPGLLGEMRAFGIDKVTSRRTIERLLEEFGKLVRR
- the LOC108198036 gene encoding uncharacterized protein LOC108198036 isoform X2, with the protein product MRKSNANRGTLFNFLGRNSKQSISRSVSEISDIKSKKTLTDFSESAASGPIKDSLSDIILEPYPRSSSGRWSKDSKRTSASVKIQSELSIDLGEEDEFGNFSPRASNDESYTRTSMASPTTERSFSMNFESTKLSKIPLPPSAASFYSGHSPQMEVVELCKGIQLINTYLKACKDDVSAGVPGKFLHAVLGQDACDVGSVVSTIMYSFYLHSSLKNDQFCTVPVINMKRADLNSHAELKWLLETCNVDHSQLIFIDEIDLSYYDLFGSLKLVFLNGDNLPEKQEALKGALVEIFNCKKGDSAYRWVDNVTVGEDCSCCTVIAEKFVHNSPEILAGRGFSRLLLAGILLDTRNMSSPRCTDKDRYMATLLINGAGRFGCTGLHQILKYKMYDVTDLKVGHILRKDFKKWTRIGKSDNVAAEMLSYVGLTSIGISIAQLLAHDETSAEEIMQFQQVEKLRLFVIVSGYYDSQKNFKREILVSAESSELMKNLLQFFNSNASQLPLKEMQQPGLLGEMRAFGIDKVTSRRTIERLLEEFGKLVRR